The Parashewanella spongiae genome has a window encoding:
- a CDS encoding IS66 family transposase produces MSKPFTDIDHNALEALIVRVTEAKEHELALSPEDCQLLLDALVTLSTMQQRLTNHDVTVHKLRKLLGIEKSSEALSRVSKSNKGSGKHTAGKNRKPKESGEDFTPAKPVVIVHQSTDVKKGDNCLECHMGKMYKTDPGSLLRITGQSPFKPEQHVMERFRCNACGAYATAALPVEVLADGSEQQKYGYSARSLMAIHKYFAGLPFYRQGSIQKLLGVKITASTVFDQVEYVANDIYPVYQMLVNLAADAKHYYLDDTTHRILDATPIEKPVRNSDKTQMRSGVYTSGVIATTQANDSIVLFETNIGHAGEFIDSLLHKRGTHQSRPIMMSDALVSNRPTVRECLLSLCNSHARRQFVDVINHFPDEVEHVLTRYGEIWAYEQHTKEQKFTATERLSYHQQHSLPVMKTIKQWCTTHLNDETVEENSGLGKAMRYFVKHYVGLSYFCHYEGVYIDNNRIEAMLKIIVRDRKNAMFHKTLLGATIGDVITSMIATASEAGINVFEYFTFLQREKDKVKTNPEEYLPWNYRETVVTEK; encoded by the coding sequence ATGAGTAAACCGTTTACTGATATCGACCACAACGCGCTGGAAGCACTGATAGTTCGTGTTACTGAAGCCAAAGAGCATGAATTAGCACTGTCTCCAGAAGATTGTCAGTTGTTACTTGATGCCTTAGTGACGTTATCGACGATGCAGCAACGATTAACCAATCACGATGTCACCGTGCACAAATTGCGTAAGTTACTTGGCATTGAAAAGTCTTCAGAAGCCTTGTCTCGTGTCAGTAAAAGCAATAAAGGAAGCGGTAAACACACTGCGGGTAAAAATCGTAAACCCAAAGAGAGCGGTGAAGATTTCACTCCCGCTAAGCCAGTTGTGATAGTGCATCAGAGTACAGATGTGAAAAAAGGTGATAACTGCCTAGAGTGCCACATGGGTAAAATGTACAAAACCGACCCAGGCAGTTTACTGCGTATCACAGGGCAAAGTCCGTTTAAGCCAGAGCAGCATGTCATGGAGCGCTTTCGCTGTAATGCTTGTGGCGCTTACGCTACCGCCGCTTTGCCAGTTGAAGTGTTAGCCGACGGGAGCGAGCAACAAAAATACGGCTACTCAGCTCGGTCATTAATGGCCATACACAAGTATTTTGCCGGGTTGCCGTTTTATCGCCAAGGGAGCATTCAAAAGCTGCTTGGTGTCAAAATCACTGCGTCTACTGTGTTTGACCAAGTTGAATATGTGGCCAATGATATTTACCCTGTTTATCAAATGTTGGTTAACCTCGCGGCCGATGCGAAGCATTATTATCTCGATGACACGACTCACCGAATTTTGGATGCTACGCCAATAGAAAAACCGGTGCGTAACAGTGACAAGACACAAATGCGCAGCGGCGTGTACACATCAGGTGTTATTGCGACCACTCAAGCCAATGATAGTATCGTGTTGTTTGAAACTAATATTGGTCATGCTGGCGAATTCATCGATAGCCTGTTGCACAAACGCGGTACTCATCAATCTAGGCCGATAATGATGAGTGACGCTCTGGTCAGTAATCGCCCTACGGTAAGAGAATGTCTGCTGTCATTGTGTAACAGTCATGCCAGACGACAATTTGTTGATGTCATTAACCATTTCCCCGATGAAGTCGAGCACGTACTGACACGTTATGGTGAAATTTGGGCTTACGAGCAGCACACTAAAGAGCAAAAGTTTACGGCAACAGAAAGGCTGAGTTACCATCAGCAACATTCGTTGCCTGTAATGAAAACCATCAAGCAGTGGTGTACAACACACCTTAACGATGAAACAGTTGAAGAAAATAGTGGTTTAGGTAAGGCGATGCGATATTTTGTCAAACATTATGTTGGCTTGAGCTATTTTTGCCACTACGAAGGTGTATACATCGATAATAACCGTATCGAAGCCATGTTAAAAATCATCGTTCGTGACCGAAAAAATGCGATGTTCCATAAGACGTTACTTGGCGCTACGATTGGTGATGTCATCACGTCAATGATTGCAACAGCAAGTGAAGCTGGCATCAATGTGTTTGAGTATTTCACATTTTTACAGAGAGAGAAGGATAAAGTGAAAACCAACCCTGAAGAATACCTACCGTGGAATTATCGAGAAACAGTCGTCACTGAAAAATAA
- the tnpB gene encoding IS66 family insertion sequence element accessory protein TnpB (TnpB, as the term is used for proteins encoded by IS66 family insertion elements, is considered an accessory protein, since TnpC, encoded by a neighboring gene, is a DDE family transposase.), giving the protein MIYLTSNSRIFIATQPADFRCGIDGLAAVCQQRLSSNPRSGSIFVFINRNKTMIRALTYEHNGFWLMTKRLSKGKFHGWPRHHGVMQPMAAAQLRQLLSGEPYLSSSRLK; this is encoded by the coding sequence ATGATCTATTTAACTTCCAACAGTCGTATCTTCATTGCGACTCAGCCTGCTGATTTTCGCTGTGGTATCGATGGACTGGCGGCCGTGTGCCAACAGCGCTTGTCGAGTAATCCGCGTTCAGGCTCGATATTCGTCTTCATTAATCGCAACAAAACCATGATACGAGCCCTCACTTATGAGCATAATGGCTTTTGGCTGATGACCAAACGGTTATCAAAAGGAAAATTTCATGGATGGCCACGTCATCATGGCGTTATGCAACCGATGGCTGCGGCACAATTACGGCAATTACTGAGTGGTGAACCTTATTTATCTTCAAGTCGCTTGAAATAA